From a single Theropithecus gelada isolate Dixy chromosome 8, Tgel_1.0, whole genome shotgun sequence genomic region:
- the RHOBTB2 gene encoding rho-related BTB domain-containing protein 2 isoform X2, giving the protein MKAWSRLMDSDMDYERPNVETIKCVVVGDNAVGKTRLICARACNATLTQYQLLATHVPTVWAIDQYRVCQEVLERSRDVVDDVSVSLRLWDTFGDHHKDRRFAYGRSDVVVLCFSIANPNSLHHVKTMWYPEIKHFCPRAPVILVGCQLDLRYADLEAVNRARRPLARPIKPNEILPPEKGREVAKELGIPYYETSVVAQFGIKDVFDNAIRAALISRRHLQFWKSHLRNVQRPLLQAPFLPPKPPPPIIVVPDPPSSSEECPAHLLEDPLCADVILVLQERVRIFAHKIYLSTSSSKFYDLFLMDLSEGELGGPSGPGGACPEDHQGHPDQHHHHHHHHHGRDFLLRAASFDVCESVDEAGGSGPAGLRASTSDGILRGNGTGYLPGRGRVLSSWSRAFVSIQEEMAEDPLTYKSRLMVVVKMDNSIQPGPFRAVLKYLYTGELDENERDLMHIAHIAELLEVFDLRMMVANILNNEAFMNQEITKAFHVRRTNRVKECLAKGTFSDVTFILDDGTISAHKPLLISSCDWMAAMFGGPFVESSTREVVFPYTSKSCMRAVLEYLYTGMFTSSPDLDDMKLIILANRLCLPHLVALTEQYTVTGLMEATQMMVDIDGDVLVFLELAQFHCAYQLADWCLHHICTNYNNVCRKFPRDMKAMSPENQEYFEKHRWPPVWYLKEEDHYQRARKEREKEDYLHLKRQPKRRWLFWNSPSSPSSSAASSSSPSSSSAVV; this is encoded by the exons GTGCTGGAACGCTCCCGAGATGTGGTAGATGACGTCAGCGTCTCTCTGCGCCTCTGGGACACCTTTGGAGACCACCACAAAGACCGTCGCTTTGCTTATGGGAG ATCGGACGTGGTGGTTCTGTGCTTCTCCATTGCCAACCCCAATTCCCTCCACCATGTCAAGACCATGTGGTACCCAGAAATCAAGCACTTCTGCCCCCGAGCACCTGTCATCTTGGTGGGCTGCCAGTTGGACCTGCGCTACGCTGACCTGGAGGCTGTCAACAGGGCTAGGCGACCCTTGGCTAG GCCCATCAAACCTAACGAAATCCTGCCCCCAGAGAAGGGTCGGGAGGTGGCCAAGGAGCTGGGCATCCCCTACTATGAGACCAGCGTGGTGGCCCAGTTCGGCATCAAGGACGTCTTTGACAACGCCATCCGAGCTGCACTCATCTCCCGCCGCCACCTGCAGTTCTGGAAGTCCCACCTCCGCAACGTGCAGCGGCCTCTGCTGCAGGCACCCTTCCTACCCCCCAAGCCACCGCCCCCCATCATCGTGGTGCCCGACCCCCCCTCCAGCAGCGAGGAGTGCCCCGCCCACCTCCTGGAGGACCCGCTCTGCGCGGACGTCATCCTGGTGCTGCAGGAGCGGGTGCGCATCTTTGCCCACAAGATCTACCTCTCCACCTCTTCCTCCAAGTTCTATGACCTGTTCCTCATGGACCTGAGTGAGGGGGAGCTGGGGGGCCCCTCGGGGCCAGGGGGCGCCTGCCCAGAGGACCACCAGGGCCACCCTGATcaacaccaccatcatcaccatcaccaccatggGCGAGACTTCCTGCTCCGAGCAGCCAGCTTTGACGTATGCGAGAGTGTGGATGAGGCTGGGGGCTCCGGTCCTGCTGGCCTCCGTGCTTCCACCAGCGACGGGATCTTACGGGGCAACGGAACAGGGTACCTGCCGGGCAGGGGTCGTGTGCTCTCTTCCTGGAGCCGAGCTTTTGTGAGCATCCAGGAAGAGATGGCAGAAGATCCTCTCACCTACAAATCCCGgctgatggtggtggtgaagATGGACAACTCCATCCAGCCGGGGCCCTTCCGGGCGGTCCTCAAGTACCTGTACACGGGGGAGCTGGACGAGAACGAGCGTGACCTCATGCACATTGCCCACATTGCTGAGCTGCTCGAGGTCTTTGATCTCCGCATGATGGTGGCCAATATTCTCAACAATGAGGCCTTCATGAACCAGGAGATCACCAAGGCCTTCCATGTCCGTCGGACCAACCGGGTTAAGGAGTGTTTGGCAAAAGGCACCTTCTCAG ATGTGACCTTCATCCTGGATGATGGCACCATCAGCGCCCACAAGCCCCTGTTGATTTCCAGCTGTGACTGGATGGCTGCCATGTTCGGGGGGCCATTTGTGGAGAGCTCCACCCGGGAG GTGGTGTTTCCCTACACAAGCAAGAGCTGCATGCGGGCCGTGCTGGAATACCTCTACACGGGCATGTTCACCTCCAGCCCCGACCTGGATGACATGAAGCTCATCATCCTAGCCAACCGTCTCTGCCTGCCACACCTGGTTGCCCTCACAG AGCAGTACACAGTGACCGGGCTGATGGAAGCGACCCAGATGATGGTGGACATCGATGGGGACGTCCTTGTGTTCCTGGAACTGGCTCAG TTCCACTGTGCGTACCAGCTGGCCGACTGGTGTCTCCACCACATCTGCACCAACTACAACAACGTATGCCGCAAGTTCCCCCGAGACATGAAGGCCATGTCCCCAG AAAACCAGGAGTATTTCGAGAAGCATCGGTGGCCACCTGTGTGGTACCTGAAGGAGGAAGATCATTACCAGCGGGCACGGAAGGAGCGTGAGAAGGAGGACTACCTCCACCTCAAGCGGCAGCCCAAGCGGCGTTGGCTCTTCTGGAACAGTCCATCCTCCCCGTCCTCCTCGGCAGCCTCCTCCTCGTCCCCATCTTCCTCCTCGGCTGTGGTCTGA
- the RHOBTB2 gene encoding rho-related BTB domain-containing protein 2 isoform X3 has protein sequence MDSDMDYERPNVETIKCVVVGDNAVGKTRLICARACNATLTQYQLLATHVPTVWAIDQYRVCQEVLERSRDVVDDVSVSLRLWDTFGDHHKDRRFAYGRSDVVVLCFSIANPNSLHHVKTMWYPEIKHFCPRAPVILVGCQLDLRYADLEAVNRARRPLARPIKPNEILPPEKGREVAKELGIPYYETSVVAQFGIKDVFDNAIRAALISRRHLQFWKSHLRNVQRPLLQAPFLPPKPPPPIIVVPDPPSSSEECPAHLLEDPLCADVILVLQERVRIFAHKIYLSTSSSKFYDLFLMDLSEGELGGPSGPGGACPEDHQGHPDQHHHHHHHHHGRDFLLRAASFDVCESVDEAGGSGPAGLRASTSDGILRGNGTGYLPGRGRVLSSWSRAFVSIQEEMAEDPLTYKSRLMVVVKMDNSIQPGPFRAVLKYLYTGELDENERDLMHIAHIAELLEVFDLRMMVANILNNEAFMNQEITKAFHVRRTNRVKECLAKGTFSDVTFILDDGTISAHKPLLISSCDWMAAMFGGPFVESSTREVVFPYTSKSCMRAVLEYLYTGMFTSSPDLDDMKLIILANRLCLPHLVALTEQYTVTGLMEATQMMVDIDGDVLVFLELAQFHCAYQLADWCLHHICTNYNNVCRKFPRDMKAMSPENQEYFEKHRWPPVWYLKEEDHYQRARKEREKEDYLHLKRQPKRRWLFWNSPSSPSSSAASSSSPSSSSAVV, from the exons GTGCTGGAACGCTCCCGAGATGTGGTAGATGACGTCAGCGTCTCTCTGCGCCTCTGGGACACCTTTGGAGACCACCACAAAGACCGTCGCTTTGCTTATGGGAG ATCGGACGTGGTGGTTCTGTGCTTCTCCATTGCCAACCCCAATTCCCTCCACCATGTCAAGACCATGTGGTACCCAGAAATCAAGCACTTCTGCCCCCGAGCACCTGTCATCTTGGTGGGCTGCCAGTTGGACCTGCGCTACGCTGACCTGGAGGCTGTCAACAGGGCTAGGCGACCCTTGGCTAG GCCCATCAAACCTAACGAAATCCTGCCCCCAGAGAAGGGTCGGGAGGTGGCCAAGGAGCTGGGCATCCCCTACTATGAGACCAGCGTGGTGGCCCAGTTCGGCATCAAGGACGTCTTTGACAACGCCATCCGAGCTGCACTCATCTCCCGCCGCCACCTGCAGTTCTGGAAGTCCCACCTCCGCAACGTGCAGCGGCCTCTGCTGCAGGCACCCTTCCTACCCCCCAAGCCACCGCCCCCCATCATCGTGGTGCCCGACCCCCCCTCCAGCAGCGAGGAGTGCCCCGCCCACCTCCTGGAGGACCCGCTCTGCGCGGACGTCATCCTGGTGCTGCAGGAGCGGGTGCGCATCTTTGCCCACAAGATCTACCTCTCCACCTCTTCCTCCAAGTTCTATGACCTGTTCCTCATGGACCTGAGTGAGGGGGAGCTGGGGGGCCCCTCGGGGCCAGGGGGCGCCTGCCCAGAGGACCACCAGGGCCACCCTGATcaacaccaccatcatcaccatcaccaccatggGCGAGACTTCCTGCTCCGAGCAGCCAGCTTTGACGTATGCGAGAGTGTGGATGAGGCTGGGGGCTCCGGTCCTGCTGGCCTCCGTGCTTCCACCAGCGACGGGATCTTACGGGGCAACGGAACAGGGTACCTGCCGGGCAGGGGTCGTGTGCTCTCTTCCTGGAGCCGAGCTTTTGTGAGCATCCAGGAAGAGATGGCAGAAGATCCTCTCACCTACAAATCCCGgctgatggtggtggtgaagATGGACAACTCCATCCAGCCGGGGCCCTTCCGGGCGGTCCTCAAGTACCTGTACACGGGGGAGCTGGACGAGAACGAGCGTGACCTCATGCACATTGCCCACATTGCTGAGCTGCTCGAGGTCTTTGATCTCCGCATGATGGTGGCCAATATTCTCAACAATGAGGCCTTCATGAACCAGGAGATCACCAAGGCCTTCCATGTCCGTCGGACCAACCGGGTTAAGGAGTGTTTGGCAAAAGGCACCTTCTCAG ATGTGACCTTCATCCTGGATGATGGCACCATCAGCGCCCACAAGCCCCTGTTGATTTCCAGCTGTGACTGGATGGCTGCCATGTTCGGGGGGCCATTTGTGGAGAGCTCCACCCGGGAG GTGGTGTTTCCCTACACAAGCAAGAGCTGCATGCGGGCCGTGCTGGAATACCTCTACACGGGCATGTTCACCTCCAGCCCCGACCTGGATGACATGAAGCTCATCATCCTAGCCAACCGTCTCTGCCTGCCACACCTGGTTGCCCTCACAG AGCAGTACACAGTGACCGGGCTGATGGAAGCGACCCAGATGATGGTGGACATCGATGGGGACGTCCTTGTGTTCCTGGAACTGGCTCAG TTCCACTGTGCGTACCAGCTGGCCGACTGGTGTCTCCACCACATCTGCACCAACTACAACAACGTATGCCGCAAGTTCCCCCGAGACATGAAGGCCATGTCCCCAG AAAACCAGGAGTATTTCGAGAAGCATCGGTGGCCACCTGTGTGGTACCTGAAGGAGGAAGATCATTACCAGCGGGCACGGAAGGAGCGTGAGAAGGAGGACTACCTCCACCTCAAGCGGCAGCCCAAGCGGCGTTGGCTCTTCTGGAACAGTCCATCCTCCCCGTCCTCCTCGGCAGCCTCCTCCTCGTCCCCATCTTCCTCCTCGGCTGTGGTCTGA